The region CGTGTTCGCCAAGCCGGAGTACGTGAGCATCGCCGAGGTGATCGAGCACGACGCCCCCGGCGTCGACCGGGACCTCATCCACATCGCCTACAGCCTCTCCAAGGACTTCGGCCTCCCGGGGTTCCGCGTCGGCATCGTCTACTCGTACAACGACGCCGTCGTGGCCTGCGCGCGCAAGATGTCCAGCTTCGGCCTCGTGTCCTCGCAGACGCAGCTCTTCCTGGCCAAGATGCTCGGGGACGAGGAGTTCATGGCCCGGTTCCTGAGCGAGAGCgcgcggcggctggcggcgcggcACGAGCTGTTCACGTCGGGGCTACGCGAGGTCGGCATCGGGTGCCTGGGCGGCAACGCCGGGCTCTTCTCGTGGATGGACCTGCGGGGCATGCTCCGGGAGAAGACGGCGGAGGCGGAGCTGGAGCTGTGGCGGGTCATCATCCGCAAGGTGAAGCTCAACGTGTCGCCGGGGACGTCGTTTCACTGCCGCGAGCCCGGGTGGTTCCGCGTCTGCCACGCCAACATGGACGACGAGACCATGGGGGTGGCGCTGAACCGGATCCGGGACTTCGTGCGCCAGCACCAGCAGCAGAAGGCCAAAGCCCAGCGCTGGGCCGCCAGGGGCCACCtccacctcagcctccagcgccacGGCGCCATGGCTTCGCAGTACCACGCGCTCTCCAGCCCCATGGCCGCGCTGCTGTCTCCCCAGTCTCCGCTGGTCCACGCCGCCAGCTAAGTCGGTCACTACGGTCGGTCAAGTGAGCCGTACGTACATTTGCTACGTACACACTTTTT is a window of Triticum dicoccoides isolate Atlit2015 ecotype Zavitan chromosome 2B, WEW_v2.0, whole genome shotgun sequence DNA encoding:
- the LOC119365129 gene encoding 1-aminocyclopropane-1-carboxylate synthase-like, encoding MASRSAELLSRMAAGDGHGENSSYFDGWKAYDMNPFHPQDNRGGVIQMGLAENQLSLDLIEEWSKAHPEASICTAEGASQFKRIANFQDYHGLPEFRQAMAQFMGQVRGWKARFDPDRVVMSGGATGAQETLAFCLANPGEAFLVPTPYYPGFDRDCCWRSGVKLLPIECHSSNDFRITREAVVAAYESARSNGVRVKGILITNPSNPLGTTADRATLAMLATFATEHRVHLICDEIYAGSVFAKPEYVSIAEVIEHDAPGVDRDLIHIAYSLSKDFGLPGFRVGIVYSYNDAVVACARKMSSFGLVSSQTQLFLAKMLGDEEFMARFLSESARRLAARHELFTSGLREVGIGCLGGNAGLFSWMDLRGMLREKTAEAELELWRVIIRKVKLNVSPGTSFHCREPGWFRVCHANMDDETMGVALNRIRDFVRQHQQQKAKAQRWAARGHLHLSLQRHGAMASQYHALSSPMAALLSPQSPLVHAAS